The following are from one region of the Vidua chalybeata isolate OUT-0048 chromosome 12, bVidCha1 merged haplotype, whole genome shotgun sequence genome:
- the SLC6A8 gene encoding sodium- and chloride-dependent creatine transporter 1 isoform X1 — protein sequence MPPVPTDTAAPQPPDAPRRDAAATTAAAAAAPAGSEGPGGAEGTEPPTAGEERTVTAPLVRPPGPPKEAAPERETWTRQMDFIMSCVGFAVGLGNVWRFPYLCYKNGGGVFLIPYLLIVFVGGIPIFFLEVALGQFMKQGGIAAWNIAPLFKGLGLASMVIVFFCNSYYIMILVWGLFYLVHSLTDTLPWATCGHSWNTEQCTELFNPDLCHNVSTNATASTWISNFSCTDMTNKRSPVIEFWENKVLRLSGGLSEPGEMNWQMILCLVTTWIVVYFCIWKGVKSTGKIVYFTALFPYVVLILLLVHGVTLPGALGGIIYYLKPDWSKLVEAQVWIDAGTQVFFSYAIGLGALTALGSYNRFHNNCYRDAYILAVINSCTSFFAGFVVFSVLGFMASEQGVDISKVAESGPGLAFIAYPKAVTLMPLSPLWATLFFIMLLVLGLDSQFVGVEGFITGILDLFPQPGAGSLRRELTAALCCIICCLIDLSMVTQGGMYVFQLFDNYSASGITLLWQAFWECVVIAWVYGADRFMDDVARMIGYRPLPVMKWCWAVVTPLVCVGIFVFHVVNYKPLTYNKTYVYPWWGEAIGWVLALSSMLCIPCTVIYKLLRCKGSLRERWQLLTTPIWGQHHLEYLTPEAEAKLLAPEPPKEKATLFETVI from the exons ATGCCCCCCGTCCCCACCGACACGGCCGCCCCGCAGCCGCCCGACGCCCCGCGACGCGACGCCGCCGCCACCACagccgcggccgccgctgcccccgCGGGCTCCG AAGGCCCCGGAGGGGCGGAGGGCACAGAGCCCCCCACGGCGGGCGAGGAGCGAACCGTGACGGCACCGCTGGTGCGACCCCCTGGTCCCCCCAAAGAGGCTGCCCCCGAACGGGAGACATGGACCCGGCAGATGGATTTCATCATGTCCTGCGTGGGCTTCGCCGTGGGGCTGGGCAACGTCTGGCGCTTCCCCTACCTGTGCTACAAGAACGGCGGAG GCGTCTTCCTCATCCCCTACCTGCTCATCGTCTTCGTGGGCGGCATCCCCATCTTCTTCTTGGAGGTGGCTCTGGGACAGTTCATGAAGCAGGGGGGCATCGCCGCCTGGAACATCGCCCCCCTCTTCAAGG GTTTAGGCCTGGCCTCTATGGTGATCGTCTTCTTCTGCAACTCCTACTACATCATGATCTTGGTGTGGGGGCTCTTTTACCTGGTGCATTCGCTGACGGACACCCTGCCCTGGGCCACCTGTGGCCACTCCTGGAACACGGAGCAGTGCACGGAGCTCTTCAACCCGGACTTGTGCCACAACGTCAGCACTAATGCCACTGCCAGCACTTGGATCTCCAACTTCAGCTGCACCGACATGACCAACAAGCGCTCGCCTGTCATTGAGTTTTGGGA GAACAAGGTGCTGCGTCTCTCTGGGGGCCTCAGCGAGCCAGGGGAGATGAACTGGCAGATGATCCTCTGCTTGGTTACCACCTGGATCGTTGTCTACTTCTGCATCTGGAAGGGTGTCAAGTCCACTGGGAAG ATTGTCTACTTCACGGCACTCTTCCCGTATGTGgtcctcatcctcctgctggTCCACGGAGTAACACTGCCTGGCGCGCTGGGTGGCATCATCTACTACCTGAAACCTGACTGGTCCAAGCTGGTTgaggcacag GTCTGGATTGATGCTGGCACCCAGGTGTTCTTCTCCTACGCCATCGGGCTGGGCGCCCTGACCGCACTGGGCAGCTACAACCGCTTCCACAACAACTGCTACAG GGATGCCTACATCCTGGCTGTGATCAACAGCTGCACCAGCTTCTTTGCCGGCTTCGTTGTCTTCTCCGTGCTCGGCTTCATGGCCTCTGAGCAAGGCGTGGACATCTCCAAAGTGGCCGAGTCTG GTCCCGGGCTGGCTTTTATCGCCTACCCCAAAGCTGTGACGCTGATGCCCTTGTCTCCGTTGTGGGCCACGCTCTTTTTCATCATGCTTCTCGTTCTGGGGCTGGACAGCCAG TTTGTCGGTGTGGAGGGTTTCATCACGGGCATCCTGGACCTGTTTCCCCAGCCGGGGGCTGGCTCGCTGCGCCGTGAGCTCACCGCTGCGCTCTGCTGCATCATCTGCTGCCTCATTGACCTCTCCATGGTCACACAG GGCGGCATGTACGTATTCCAGCTCTTTGACAACTACTCGGCCAGCGGGATCACGTTGCTGTGGCAGGCTTTCTGGGAGTGCGTGGTCATTGCCTGGGTCTACG GTGCCGACCGCTTCATGGACGATGTGGCCCGTATGATCGGCTACCGGCCCCTGCCAGTCATGAagtggtgctgggctgtggtGACACCGCTGGTCTGCGTG GGCATCTTTGTGTTCCACGTGGTGAACTACAAGCCGCTGACATACAATAAGACATACGTGTACCCGTGGTGGGGGGAAGCCATCGGCTGGGTCCTGGCGCTCTCCTCCATGCTCTGCATCCCCTGCACTGTTATCTACAAGCTCCTGCGCTGCAAAGGCTCCTTGCGCGAG CGCTGGCAGCTCCTGACCACTCCAATCTGGGGCCAACACCACCTGGAGTACCTGACGCCAGAGGCAGAAGCCAAGCTGCtggccccagagccccccaagGAGAAGGCGACGCTCTTCGAGACTGTGATCTGA
- the LOC128794053 gene encoding epidermal differentiation-specific protein-like yields the protein MNRITVYERANFEGLSREFTCDVPDLHELDFGNCIASLKVEGQPWIAYTDPKYEGEPHAFEEGEYPSVDRPNSFSALRLVHHDLGDPQITLYEHPNFQGACKVVTEETNLAYGYFNDRVASHMVQRGVWLLYQHPGRGGWHCLAWPGEHLADYKLELNFQSRLSHLRPLRPGRPLVSARLLWEQKRVEEEREVLVDEIEGVNETESEQALAASSSREYGTTLWQSFHFSNATSLKAGLSFTLTVEASNIFTVQKGRSESSTRRQRVEVQLPAKIPPRTALSIQVLRKEVTLSVPVLLTITQNESVRTEMGEYRSVSGTNVSARYSLKPLPAAGREQAATKGTDTVPGTSMEL from the coding sequence ATGAACCGGATCACAGTGTACGAGCGTGCCAACTTTGAGGGGCTGAGCCGAGAGTTCACCTGCGACGTGCCTGACCTGCACgagctggattttgggaactGCATCGCCTCCCTGAAGGTGGAGGGGCAGCCATGGATTGCCTACACAGACCCCAAATATGAGGGGGAGCCACACGCCTTCGAGGAGGGCGAGTACCCCTCTGTGGATCGGCCCAACAGCTTCTCGGCACTGCGCCTCGTGCACCATGACCTGGGGGACCCCCAGATCACCCTCTACGAGCACCCCAACTTCCAAGGCGCCTGCAAGGTGGTGACAGAGGAGACCAACTTGGCGTATGGGTACTTCAACGACCGGGTGGCCTCCCACATGGTGCAGCGAGGTGTCTGGCTGCTGTACCAGCATCCCGGCCGGGGcggctggcactgcctggcatGGCCCGGCGAGCATCTTGCTGACTACAAACTGGAGCTGAACTTTCAGTCTCGGCTGTCCCACCTGCGCCCACTACGGCCTGGGCGGCCCCTGGTCTCAGCACGTCTCCTCTGGGAACAGAAGCGGGTGGAGGAGGAGCGggaggtgctggtggatgagatTGAGGGCGTGAACGAGACAGAGTCGGAGCAGGCGCTGGCGGCCAGCAGCAGCCGGGAGTACGGCACCACACTCTGGCAGAGCTTCCACTTCAGCAACGCCACCAGCCTCAAAGCCGGGCTCTCCTTCACGCTGACCGTGGAAGCCTCCAACATCTTTACGGTGCAGAAGGGGCGCAGTGAAAGCAGCACTCGCCGGCAGCGCGTGGAGGTGCAGCTGCCGGCGAAGATCCCCCCGCgcacagcactcagcatccaAGTCCTTCGGAAGGAGGTGACGCTCTCTGTCCCGGTCCTGCTCACCATCACCCAGAACGAGAGCGTTCGTACAGAGATGGGCGAATATCGCAGCGTCTCAGGTACCAATGTCAGTGCCCGCTACAGCTTAAAGCCACTGCCAGCTGcgggcagggagcaggcagccaCCAAGGGGACAGACACAGTGCCTGGCACCAGCATGGAACTATAG
- the SLC6A8 gene encoding sodium- and chloride-dependent creatine transporter 1 isoform X3, which yields MPPVPTDTAAPQPPDAPRRDAAATTAAAAAAPAGSEAAPERETWTRQMDFIMSCVGFAVGLGNVWRFPYLCYKNGGGVFLIPYLLIVFVGGIPIFFLEVALGQFMKQGGIAAWNIAPLFKGLGLASMVIVFFCNSYYIMILVWGLFYLVHSLTDTLPWATCGHSWNTEQCTELFNPDLCHNVSTNATASTWISNFSCTDMTNKRSPVIEFWENKVLRLSGGLSEPGEMNWQMILCLVTTWIVVYFCIWKGVKSTGKIVYFTALFPYVVLILLLVHGVTLPGALGGIIYYLKPDWSKLVEAQVWIDAGTQVFFSYAIGLGALTALGSYNRFHNNCYRDAYILAVINSCTSFFAGFVVFSVLGFMASEQGVDISKVAESGPGLAFIAYPKAVTLMPLSPLWATLFFIMLLVLGLDSQFVGVEGFITGILDLFPQPGAGSLRRELTAALCCIICCLIDLSMVTQGGMYVFQLFDNYSASGITLLWQAFWECVVIAWVYGADRFMDDVARMIGYRPLPVMKWCWAVVTPLVCVGIFVFHVVNYKPLTYNKTYVYPWWGEAIGWVLALSSMLCIPCTVIYKLLRCKGSLRERWQLLTTPIWGQHHLEYLTPEAEAKLLAPEPPKEKATLFETVI from the exons ATGCCCCCCGTCCCCACCGACACGGCCGCCCCGCAGCCGCCCGACGCCCCGCGACGCGACGCCGCCGCCACCACagccgcggccgccgctgcccccgCGGGCTCCG AGGCTGCCCCCGAACGGGAGACATGGACCCGGCAGATGGATTTCATCATGTCCTGCGTGGGCTTCGCCGTGGGGCTGGGCAACGTCTGGCGCTTCCCCTACCTGTGCTACAAGAACGGCGGAG GCGTCTTCCTCATCCCCTACCTGCTCATCGTCTTCGTGGGCGGCATCCCCATCTTCTTCTTGGAGGTGGCTCTGGGACAGTTCATGAAGCAGGGGGGCATCGCCGCCTGGAACATCGCCCCCCTCTTCAAGG GTTTAGGCCTGGCCTCTATGGTGATCGTCTTCTTCTGCAACTCCTACTACATCATGATCTTGGTGTGGGGGCTCTTTTACCTGGTGCATTCGCTGACGGACACCCTGCCCTGGGCCACCTGTGGCCACTCCTGGAACACGGAGCAGTGCACGGAGCTCTTCAACCCGGACTTGTGCCACAACGTCAGCACTAATGCCACTGCCAGCACTTGGATCTCCAACTTCAGCTGCACCGACATGACCAACAAGCGCTCGCCTGTCATTGAGTTTTGGGA GAACAAGGTGCTGCGTCTCTCTGGGGGCCTCAGCGAGCCAGGGGAGATGAACTGGCAGATGATCCTCTGCTTGGTTACCACCTGGATCGTTGTCTACTTCTGCATCTGGAAGGGTGTCAAGTCCACTGGGAAG ATTGTCTACTTCACGGCACTCTTCCCGTATGTGgtcctcatcctcctgctggTCCACGGAGTAACACTGCCTGGCGCGCTGGGTGGCATCATCTACTACCTGAAACCTGACTGGTCCAAGCTGGTTgaggcacag GTCTGGATTGATGCTGGCACCCAGGTGTTCTTCTCCTACGCCATCGGGCTGGGCGCCCTGACCGCACTGGGCAGCTACAACCGCTTCCACAACAACTGCTACAG GGATGCCTACATCCTGGCTGTGATCAACAGCTGCACCAGCTTCTTTGCCGGCTTCGTTGTCTTCTCCGTGCTCGGCTTCATGGCCTCTGAGCAAGGCGTGGACATCTCCAAAGTGGCCGAGTCTG GTCCCGGGCTGGCTTTTATCGCCTACCCCAAAGCTGTGACGCTGATGCCCTTGTCTCCGTTGTGGGCCACGCTCTTTTTCATCATGCTTCTCGTTCTGGGGCTGGACAGCCAG TTTGTCGGTGTGGAGGGTTTCATCACGGGCATCCTGGACCTGTTTCCCCAGCCGGGGGCTGGCTCGCTGCGCCGTGAGCTCACCGCTGCGCTCTGCTGCATCATCTGCTGCCTCATTGACCTCTCCATGGTCACACAG GGCGGCATGTACGTATTCCAGCTCTTTGACAACTACTCGGCCAGCGGGATCACGTTGCTGTGGCAGGCTTTCTGGGAGTGCGTGGTCATTGCCTGGGTCTACG GTGCCGACCGCTTCATGGACGATGTGGCCCGTATGATCGGCTACCGGCCCCTGCCAGTCATGAagtggtgctgggctgtggtGACACCGCTGGTCTGCGTG GGCATCTTTGTGTTCCACGTGGTGAACTACAAGCCGCTGACATACAATAAGACATACGTGTACCCGTGGTGGGGGGAAGCCATCGGCTGGGTCCTGGCGCTCTCCTCCATGCTCTGCATCCCCTGCACTGTTATCTACAAGCTCCTGCGCTGCAAAGGCTCCTTGCGCGAG CGCTGGCAGCTCCTGACCACTCCAATCTGGGGCCAACACCACCTGGAGTACCTGACGCCAGAGGCAGAAGCCAAGCTGCtggccccagagccccccaagGAGAAGGCGACGCTCTTCGAGACTGTGATCTGA
- the SLC6A8 gene encoding sodium- and chloride-dependent creatine transporter 1 isoform X2, producing the protein MPPVPTDTAAPQPPDAPRRDAAATTAAAAAAPAGSGPGGAEGTEPPTAGEERTVTAPLVRPPGPPKEAAPERETWTRQMDFIMSCVGFAVGLGNVWRFPYLCYKNGGGVFLIPYLLIVFVGGIPIFFLEVALGQFMKQGGIAAWNIAPLFKGLGLASMVIVFFCNSYYIMILVWGLFYLVHSLTDTLPWATCGHSWNTEQCTELFNPDLCHNVSTNATASTWISNFSCTDMTNKRSPVIEFWENKVLRLSGGLSEPGEMNWQMILCLVTTWIVVYFCIWKGVKSTGKIVYFTALFPYVVLILLLVHGVTLPGALGGIIYYLKPDWSKLVEAQVWIDAGTQVFFSYAIGLGALTALGSYNRFHNNCYRDAYILAVINSCTSFFAGFVVFSVLGFMASEQGVDISKVAESGPGLAFIAYPKAVTLMPLSPLWATLFFIMLLVLGLDSQFVGVEGFITGILDLFPQPGAGSLRRELTAALCCIICCLIDLSMVTQGGMYVFQLFDNYSASGITLLWQAFWECVVIAWVYGADRFMDDVARMIGYRPLPVMKWCWAVVTPLVCVGIFVFHVVNYKPLTYNKTYVYPWWGEAIGWVLALSSMLCIPCTVIYKLLRCKGSLRERWQLLTTPIWGQHHLEYLTPEAEAKLLAPEPPKEKATLFETVI; encoded by the exons ATGCCCCCCGTCCCCACCGACACGGCCGCCCCGCAGCCGCCCGACGCCCCGCGACGCGACGCCGCCGCCACCACagccgcggccgccgctgcccccgCGGGCTCCG GCCCCGGAGGGGCGGAGGGCACAGAGCCCCCCACGGCGGGCGAGGAGCGAACCGTGACGGCACCGCTGGTGCGACCCCCTGGTCCCCCCAAAGAGGCTGCCCCCGAACGGGAGACATGGACCCGGCAGATGGATTTCATCATGTCCTGCGTGGGCTTCGCCGTGGGGCTGGGCAACGTCTGGCGCTTCCCCTACCTGTGCTACAAGAACGGCGGAG GCGTCTTCCTCATCCCCTACCTGCTCATCGTCTTCGTGGGCGGCATCCCCATCTTCTTCTTGGAGGTGGCTCTGGGACAGTTCATGAAGCAGGGGGGCATCGCCGCCTGGAACATCGCCCCCCTCTTCAAGG GTTTAGGCCTGGCCTCTATGGTGATCGTCTTCTTCTGCAACTCCTACTACATCATGATCTTGGTGTGGGGGCTCTTTTACCTGGTGCATTCGCTGACGGACACCCTGCCCTGGGCCACCTGTGGCCACTCCTGGAACACGGAGCAGTGCACGGAGCTCTTCAACCCGGACTTGTGCCACAACGTCAGCACTAATGCCACTGCCAGCACTTGGATCTCCAACTTCAGCTGCACCGACATGACCAACAAGCGCTCGCCTGTCATTGAGTTTTGGGA GAACAAGGTGCTGCGTCTCTCTGGGGGCCTCAGCGAGCCAGGGGAGATGAACTGGCAGATGATCCTCTGCTTGGTTACCACCTGGATCGTTGTCTACTTCTGCATCTGGAAGGGTGTCAAGTCCACTGGGAAG ATTGTCTACTTCACGGCACTCTTCCCGTATGTGgtcctcatcctcctgctggTCCACGGAGTAACACTGCCTGGCGCGCTGGGTGGCATCATCTACTACCTGAAACCTGACTGGTCCAAGCTGGTTgaggcacag GTCTGGATTGATGCTGGCACCCAGGTGTTCTTCTCCTACGCCATCGGGCTGGGCGCCCTGACCGCACTGGGCAGCTACAACCGCTTCCACAACAACTGCTACAG GGATGCCTACATCCTGGCTGTGATCAACAGCTGCACCAGCTTCTTTGCCGGCTTCGTTGTCTTCTCCGTGCTCGGCTTCATGGCCTCTGAGCAAGGCGTGGACATCTCCAAAGTGGCCGAGTCTG GTCCCGGGCTGGCTTTTATCGCCTACCCCAAAGCTGTGACGCTGATGCCCTTGTCTCCGTTGTGGGCCACGCTCTTTTTCATCATGCTTCTCGTTCTGGGGCTGGACAGCCAG TTTGTCGGTGTGGAGGGTTTCATCACGGGCATCCTGGACCTGTTTCCCCAGCCGGGGGCTGGCTCGCTGCGCCGTGAGCTCACCGCTGCGCTCTGCTGCATCATCTGCTGCCTCATTGACCTCTCCATGGTCACACAG GGCGGCATGTACGTATTCCAGCTCTTTGACAACTACTCGGCCAGCGGGATCACGTTGCTGTGGCAGGCTTTCTGGGAGTGCGTGGTCATTGCCTGGGTCTACG GTGCCGACCGCTTCATGGACGATGTGGCCCGTATGATCGGCTACCGGCCCCTGCCAGTCATGAagtggtgctgggctgtggtGACACCGCTGGTCTGCGTG GGCATCTTTGTGTTCCACGTGGTGAACTACAAGCCGCTGACATACAATAAGACATACGTGTACCCGTGGTGGGGGGAAGCCATCGGCTGGGTCCTGGCGCTCTCCTCCATGCTCTGCATCCCCTGCACTGTTATCTACAAGCTCCTGCGCTGCAAAGGCTCCTTGCGCGAG CGCTGGCAGCTCCTGACCACTCCAATCTGGGGCCAACACCACCTGGAGTACCTGACGCCAGAGGCAGAAGCCAAGCTGCtggccccagagccccccaagGAGAAGGCGACGCTCTTCGAGACTGTGATCTGA
- the QARS1 gene encoding glutamine--tRNA ligase — protein MAAAAAAMAAEEAEEALGLFTGIGLSEAKARETLRNGALSALLRRAVLQARSALGPALDKATGTLLYNTAARLKDPKHLGFLVGYIARREILTDLQLSAALEYVKSHPLEPLDVADFERACGVGICITPEQIEEAVEAVISKHRAELLAERYHFNMGLLMGEARSQLRWADGKTIKNEVDLQVLHLLGPKTEADLEKKPKVPKARLAPAEKQKVAVVENGDMGTETQSLLEQLRGEALKFHKPGENYKTEGYVVTPNTMALLKQHLAITGGQVRTRFPPEPNGILHIGHAKAINFNFGYAKANGGVCFLRYDDTNPEKEEEKYFTAIREMVEWLGYQPYAVTHASDYFDQLYTWALELIRRGQAYVCHQKVEEIKGHNPPPSPWRDRPVEESLLLFEDMRKGKFGEGEATLRMKLVMEDGKMDPVAYRVKFTPHHRTGDKWCIYPTYDYTHCLCDSIEHITHSLCTKEFQARRSSYFWLCNALDVYCPVQWEYGRLNLLYTVVSKRKIIRLVETGAVRDWDDPRLFTLTALRRRGFPPEAINNFCARVGVTVAQATMEPHLLEACAREVLNEQAPRAMAVLEPLKVTITNFPSPKALEVLVPNFPADESRGFHKVPFHQTVYIEETDFREEADKGYKRLAPGQPVGLRHTGYVITVQNVIKDVSGRVIELEVTCTKSDVAEKPKAFIHWVSVPLACEVRLYERLFLHKNPEDPSEVPGGFLSDLNPDSLRVVRNALVDSSVQSARPFDKFQFERLGYFSVDPDSEEGKMVFNRTVTLKEDPGKA, from the exons atggcggcggcggcggcggcgatggcggcggaggaggcggaggaggcGCTGGGGCTGTTCACGGGCATCGGCCTCAGCGAGGCCAAGGCGCGAGAGACGCTACGCAACGGGGCGCTCAGCGCGCTGCTGCGCCGGGCTGTGCTGCAA GCTAGGAGCGCGCTGGGCCCGGCGCTGGACAAGGCCACCGGGACACTTCTGTACAACACGGCTGCCCGCCTTAAGGACCCGAAACACCTCGGCTTCCTCGTCGGCTACATCGCTCGCAGGGAGATCCTCACCGACCTGCAGCTCAGCG ctgccctggagTACGTGAAGAGCCACCCCTTGGAGCCCCTGGACGTGGCAGACTTTGAGCGGGCTTGTGGTGTGGGGATCTGCATCACCCCCGAGCAGATCGAGGAAGCG GTGGAGGCTGTGATCAGCAAGCACcgagcagagctgctggcagagcgCTACCACTTCAACATGGGGCTGCTGATGG GGGAGGCACGGAGCCAGCTGCGGTGGGCAGACGGGAAGACCATCAAGAACGAGGTGGACCTGCAG GTGCTGCATTTGCTTGGGCCAAAGACAGAAGCTGACCTGGAAAAGAAGCCAAAG GTGCCAAAGGCCCGTCTGGCCccagcagagaaacagaaggTGGCTGTGGTGGAGAATG GTGACATGGGCACAGAGACACAGtcactgctggagcagctgcgaGGAGAAGCCCTGAAGTTCCATAAGCCAG GAGAGAACTACAAGACTGAGGGCTACGTGGTGACGCCCAACACTATGGCCCTGCTGAAGCAGCACCTGGCAATCACGGGTGGGCAG GTACGGACACGCTTCCCTCCTGAGCCTAACGGGATCCTGCACATTGGCCATGCCAAGGCCATCAACTTCAACTTTGGCTATGCCAAG GCCAATGGTGGCGTGTGCTTCTTGCGCTATGATGACACCAACCCcgagaaggaggaggagaagtaCTTCACAGCCATCCGGGAGATGGTGGAGTGGCTGG GCTACCAGCCTTATGCAGTAACACATGCGTCGGATTACTTTGACCAGCTGTACACCTGGGCCCTGGAGCTCATCCGCAG GGGCCAGGCATATGTCTGCCATCAGAAGGTTGAGGAGATCAAGGGCCACAACCCACCACCCTCGCCGTGGAGAGACCGGCCTGTGGAGGAGTCACTCCTGCTCTTTGAG GACATGAGAAAGGGCAagtttggggagggggaagccaCACTGAGGATGAAGCTGGTGATGGAGGATGGGAAGATGGATCCCGTTGCCTACCGTGTCAAGTTCACTCCACACCACCGCACTGGGGACAAGTG GTGCATCTACCCCACGTACGACTACACACACTGCCTCTGCGACTCCATAGAGCACATCACACACTCCCTCTGCACCAAGGAGTTCCAGGCCAG GCGCTCCTCCTACTTCTGGCTGTGCAACGCTCTGGATGTTTACTGCCCTGTGCAGTGGGAATACGGGCGCCTGAACCTGCTCTACACCGTCGTCTCCAAGAGAAAGATCATCCGGCTGGTGGAGACAGGTGCTGTAAG GGACTGGGATGACCCGCGTCTCTTCACGCTGACAGCCCTGCGCCGGCGAGGCTTCCCCCCCGAGGCCATCAACAACTTTTGTGCACGG GTTGGTGTGACAGTGGCCCAGGCGACAATGGAGCCGCATCTGCTGGAGGCTTGTGCACGTGAGGTGCTGAATGAGCAGGCCCCCCGCGCCATGGCTGTCCTGGAGCCTCTCAAGGTCACCATCACAAACTTCCCTTCTCCGAAG GCACTGGAGGTCCTTGTGCCCAACTTTCCAGCCGATGAGAGCCGTGGCTTTCACAAAGTGCCCTTCCACCAGACCGTCTACATTGAGGAGACAGACTTCAGGGAG GAGGCAGACAAGGGCTACAAGCGCCTGGCCCCCGGGCAGCCGGTGGGGCTGCGCCACACTGGCTACGTCATCACCGTCCAGAATGTCATCAAG GATGTCAGTGGGCGTGTCATTGAGCTGGAAGTGACCTGTACCAAGTCGGATGTGGCAGAAAAGCCCAAGGCTTTCATCCACTGGGTGTCGGTGCCACTGGCCTGTGAAGTGCGGCTCTACGAGCGGCT GTTTTTGCACAAAAATCCTGAGGACCCATCGGAGGTACCTGGTGGCTTCCTGAGTGACCTCAACCCT GACTCCCTGCGTGTGGTGCGCAATGCCCTGGTCGACAGCTCTGTCCAGTCCGCTCGACCCTTTGACAAGTTCCAGTTTGAGCGCCTGGGCTACTTCTCTGTGGATCCCGACAGTGAGGAGGGGAAG ATGGTGTTCAACCGGACAGTGACGCTCAAGGAGGACCCTGGCAAGGCCTGA